A section of the Microthrixaceae bacterium genome encodes:
- a CDS encoding WD40 repeat domain-containing protein, whose protein sequence is MVSGSGDRSVQVWDLATGAPFGAPFTGHDGRVLAVAVTELEGRPVVVSGSEDRTVQVWDLATGAPVGAPFTGHDDWVLAVAVTELEGRPVVVSGSDDRSVRVWDLATGAPVGAPITGHDGPVLAVAVTELEGRPVVVSGSEDRSVRVWDLATGAPVGAPFTGHQGPVLAVAVTELEGRPVVVSGSGDGSVRVWDLATGAPVGAPFTGHDDWVRAVAVTELEGRPVVVSGSGDRSVRVWDLATGAPVGRR, encoded by the coding sequence GTGGTGTCCGGCAGCGGCGACCGGTCGGTGCAGGTGTGGGATCTGGCCACCGGGGCGCCGTTCGGGGCGCCGTTCACCGGCCACGACGGCCGGGTGCTGGCGGTAGCGGTGACCGAGCTGGAGGGGCGCCCGGTCGTGGTGTCCGGCAGCGAGGACCGGACGGTGCAGGTGTGGGACCTGGCCACCGGGGCCCCAGTCGGGGCGCCGTTCACCGGCCACGACGACTGGGTGTTGGCGGTGGCGGTGACCGAGCTGGAGGGGCGCCCGGTCGTGGTGTCCGGCAGCGACGACCGGTCGGTGCGGGTGTGGGACCTGGCCACCGGGGCCCCGGTCGGGGCGCCGATCACCGGCCACGACGGCCCGGTGTTGGCGGTGGCGGTCACCGAGCTGGAGGGGCGCCCGGTCGTGGTGTCCGGCAGCGAGGACCGGTCGGTGCGGGTGTGGGACCTGGCCACCGGGGCCCCGGTCGGGGCGCCGTTCACCGGCCACCAGGGCCCGGTGTTGGCGGTGGCGGTGACCGAGCTGGAGGGGCGCCCGGTCGTGGTGTCCGGCAGCGGCGACGGGTCGGTGCGGGTGTGGGACCTGGCCACCGGGGCCCCGGTCGGGGCGCCGTTCACCGGCCACGACGACTGGGTGCGGGCGGTGGCGGTGACCGAGTTGGAGGGGCGCCCGGTGGTGGTGTCCGGCAGCGGGGACCGGTCGGTGCGGGTGTGGGACCTGGCGACCGGGGCCCCAGTCGGGCGCCGTTGA